A window of the Parvularcula bermudensis HTCC2503 genome harbors these coding sequences:
- a CDS encoding site-specific integrase, translating into MSKTGKKVKITKRVVDLADPKKSPYIIWDKELPGFGLRVAANGRKAYIVSYRVGVGRGAKQRRVSIAASNTMTCEMARKEAQVYLANARLGEDRREEIDAAAKAKADITVAKAIEIWHAEAAHRNRRTGKARDPRNIRNEMSRMDAHLIPAIGNKKLRELTRRDVELLRDDITAGRTAVVQKTKKHGVRRATGGTGTAKRTMVSFKSVLAYMKDIGFVDQNVAANLRLAPDGKKERYLSVAEAHRLGKCLDEWEQMDRRMTGITIIRLLLMTGARTKEIEELKWSEIDFDRSFFRFEETKSGRSIRPISPQVLDILKGLPRLHPTWVFLNNAGTGPYCGTQAVWRLVREEAGLPDVRKHDLRHSFASFALANGLSLPVIGTLLGHSRPETTQRYAHLSDRHAMEAAKSVGLAVMNALEGRE; encoded by the coding sequence ATGTCAAAAACAGGAAAAAAGGTCAAGATCACGAAGCGCGTTGTCGATTTGGCCGACCCGAAAAAGTCGCCTTACATTATCTGGGACAAGGAGCTTCCCGGCTTTGGTCTCAGGGTCGCCGCGAATGGGCGCAAGGCCTACATCGTGTCCTATCGGGTGGGCGTCGGGCGCGGCGCGAAACAGAGACGGGTGAGCATTGCCGCTTCCAATACGATGACGTGTGAAATGGCGCGCAAGGAGGCTCAGGTCTATCTTGCCAATGCCCGCCTCGGCGAGGATCGCCGGGAAGAGATTGATGCGGCCGCTAAAGCTAAAGCAGACATCACCGTCGCAAAAGCCATCGAGATCTGGCACGCCGAAGCGGCGCACCGCAACCGGCGAACAGGCAAGGCCAGAGACCCGCGTAACATACGGAATGAGATGAGCCGGATGGATGCGCACCTCATCCCTGCAATCGGCAACAAGAAGCTTCGTGAACTGACACGCCGGGATGTCGAATTGCTGCGTGACGATATCACCGCGGGCCGGACCGCTGTCGTTCAGAAGACCAAGAAGCATGGGGTGCGCCGAGCCACGGGCGGCACAGGGACAGCGAAGCGGACAATGGTCAGCTTCAAGAGTGTTCTCGCCTACATGAAGGATATCGGTTTTGTGGACCAGAATGTTGCAGCCAATCTCAGGCTCGCGCCGGATGGCAAGAAGGAACGCTACCTCTCTGTGGCCGAGGCCCACCGTCTCGGCAAATGCCTCGATGAGTGGGAGCAAATGGATCGGCGTATGACTGGCATCACAATTATCCGTCTCCTGCTGATGACGGGTGCGCGAACTAAGGAGATCGAAGAGCTGAAATGGTCAGAGATTGATTTCGACCGCTCCTTCTTCCGGTTTGAAGAAACCAAGTCAGGCCGGTCGATCCGGCCGATCTCGCCGCAAGTCCTGGATATTCTCAAAGGCTTGCCGCGACTGCACCCAACCTGGGTCTTTCTCAACAATGCGGGAACAGGCCCTTATTGCGGGACGCAGGCGGTCTGGAGACTGGTGCGCGAGGAAGCTGGCCTGCCGGATGTCCGGAAGCACGATCTCCGGCACAGCTTTGCGAGTTTCGCGCTGGCCAATGGCCTGTCGCTTCCGGTCATCGGCACACTGCTCGGTCATAGCCGTCCTGAGACCACGCAGCGCTATGCCCATTTGTCGGATCGGCATGCGATGGAGGCCGCCAAGAGCGTCGGCCTCGCCGTCATGAACGCGCTCGAAGGCCGTGAGTGA
- a CDS encoding type IV secretory system conjugative DNA transfer family protein has protein sequence MPLEDIQATLRLTAAIGLILFALRCAWALIARRYGFWHPTHDWFWPRLPWRPIWRAWAQLLDWFEEVFSMGGKQTAGWLSVASSLCLQFKDGDVLLGRVRHWLGGWVQPMGMKPQRHMMMIAGTGSGKSVFLASQLAVLNSSTSAFAIDPKGTLATTILPSQVRNGRTAHVLDPLRITKQQSASWDPLHELVALNARIGEDVSTLYLDKIAEACVEKHPSEKPFWPESARLIWSSILGHVLTTEPSERRNIVRARELVSVGYRELSDDPQEALDFLWIAMRDNPAFSGHVAKGGAFMLGASANGADDVLATLRAATKFLDHPQVRAISRNSTFNLCDLKGGADWVVCVAPTTEIRGALRPWFRLLTMSALYGFEMIPGGLENPSLFAIDEMPSLGNMPDVEAALAVMRGYGVRFLGVAQDIGNLKQAYPTSWASFIGNADAVFWMGVNHPSTADFLSQQLGKATRKEKTGRGKNKHQFVNEREVMTPDQVRRFLNPKRGNMIVTRFGERPIRARLMPYYKELPVWLYEPDPEHREETPRAQFRSWLRGQHFAVPRFSGPVFSRRMSEADARALFGITGHYTPSDLDQRSQLLRDRFAPEIVASARRILMARL, from the coding sequence ATGCCGTTGGAAGACATTCAGGCCACCCTTCGCCTGACAGCCGCAATTGGACTAATACTTTTTGCGCTTCGCTGCGCTTGGGCGCTCATCGCGCGGCGCTACGGATTCTGGCATCCAACCCATGACTGGTTCTGGCCGCGCCTTCCGTGGCGGCCAATCTGGCGCGCATGGGCGCAACTTCTCGATTGGTTTGAAGAAGTCTTCTCAATGGGCGGCAAACAGACTGCTGGCTGGTTGTCAGTGGCTTCGAGCTTATGCCTTCAGTTTAAAGACGGCGACGTCCTTCTCGGTCGTGTGCGACATTGGCTTGGCGGTTGGGTTCAACCGATGGGCATGAAGCCGCAACGCCACATGATGATGATTGCGGGAACGGGTAGCGGGAAGTCCGTGTTCCTCGCATCACAACTTGCCGTCCTGAACAGCTCAACGTCAGCCTTTGCGATTGATCCGAAGGGGACGCTGGCAACAACCATCCTTCCGTCTCAGGTCAGGAATGGACGCACTGCGCACGTCCTCGATCCGTTGCGCATCACGAAGCAGCAGTCCGCGTCGTGGGATCCCTTGCACGAACTTGTCGCTCTCAACGCCCGCATCGGCGAAGATGTCTCTACCCTTTATCTCGACAAGATCGCTGAAGCCTGTGTTGAGAAGCATCCCAGCGAGAAACCTTTCTGGCCTGAGAGCGCTCGACTAATTTGGTCGTCAATCCTCGGTCACGTCCTGACGACTGAGCCATCTGAGAGGCGCAACATCGTGCGCGCCCGCGAACTCGTCAGCGTTGGCTACCGCGAACTCTCAGATGATCCTCAAGAGGCTCTCGATTTCCTCTGGATCGCCATGCGCGACAATCCGGCTTTCTCAGGACACGTCGCAAAGGGCGGAGCCTTCATGCTCGGTGCATCCGCTAACGGCGCTGATGACGTTTTGGCGACGCTGCGCGCGGCAACCAAGTTTCTCGATCACCCTCAGGTTCGAGCGATTTCGCGGAACAGCACGTTCAACCTCTGCGATCTCAAGGGTGGTGCCGATTGGGTGGTCTGTGTCGCGCCGACGACAGAGATTCGAGGCGCTCTTCGACCGTGGTTCCGTCTCCTCACGATGAGCGCTCTCTACGGTTTCGAGATGATCCCAGGCGGGCTCGAGAATCCGTCGCTTTTCGCGATCGATGAGATGCCGTCATTGGGAAACATGCCCGATGTCGAGGCCGCTCTTGCAGTGATGCGAGGCTATGGCGTGCGCTTTCTCGGTGTGGCGCAGGACATCGGCAACCTGAAGCAGGCTTACCCAACGAGTTGGGCTTCGTTCATCGGCAATGCTGACGCTGTGTTTTGGATGGGAGTGAACCATCCGTCGACTGCGGATTTCCTTTCTCAACAACTCGGCAAAGCGACGCGAAAAGAAAAAACCGGACGGGGAAAAAACAAGCACCAATTCGTCAATGAGCGAGAGGTGATGACGCCCGACCAGGTGCGTCGGTTTCTCAACCCGAAACGCGGCAACATGATCGTTACGCGCTTTGGCGAACGTCCGATCAGAGCGCGGCTCATGCCTTACTACAAAGAGCTGCCCGTCTGGCTCTATGAGCCCGACCCCGAACATCGCGAGGAAACACCTCGGGCGCAATTCCGCTCGTGGCTACGGGGGCAACATTTCGCGGTTCCGCGCTTCTCGGGGCCGGTATTCAGTCGGCGCATGAGTGAAGCCGACGCGCGGGCACTGTTCGGAATTACCGGACACTACACGCCAAGCGATCTCGACCAACGCTCGCAACTTCTGCGCGACAGGTTTGCGCCTGAAATCGTTGCAAGCGCGCGGCGCATACTGATGGCGCGGCTTTGA
- a CDS encoding M48 family metallopeptidase: MECVLHYGDETLRYTVARNPNLSTKVRIHVHPNGLIEAEAPSDAPPAEIKIALRKRARWITAQLREVAEARAHALPREFVSGETHFYLGKRYPLKIIQSAVEPSSVLLKGGQIRVTLPYRDPAAIKRRLNQWYRTKAADYFAKRLGEIASSVAWVRDEPDLKLLPMRKQWGSCSPSGAIHLNPWLVRAPRECIDYVIVHELCHLKEHNHSKRFYSLLDRQLPGWRHTKTRLDGMAELLLSE; this comes from the coding sequence ATGGAATGTGTACTCCACTACGGCGACGAAACGCTCAGGTACACGGTAGCCCGCAACCCGAACTTATCGACCAAAGTACGCATACACGTTCATCCCAACGGCCTAATCGAGGCCGAAGCTCCATCCGACGCCCCTCCTGCAGAAATAAAGATCGCGCTGCGAAAACGTGCCAGATGGATTACCGCGCAACTTCGAGAGGTCGCCGAGGCTAGAGCTCACGCCTTGCCACGAGAATTTGTGAGCGGGGAAACACACTTTTATCTTGGCAAGCGATACCCGCTAAAGATCATCCAGTCGGCTGTAGAGCCATCCTCCGTCTTGCTAAAAGGCGGGCAAATTAGGGTCACGCTGCCCTATCGCGACCCTGCAGCGATAAAACGTAGACTGAATCAGTGGTATCGAACCAAGGCAGCGGACTACTTCGCGAAGCGGCTCGGAGAGATCGCATCGAGCGTGGCGTGGGTTAGAGACGAGCCTGATCTGAAGCTGCTCCCTATGAGGAAACAGTGGGGTAGCTGCTCACCTTCCGGCGCAATTCATCTAAACCCTTGGCTGGTAAGAGCGCCGCGTGAATGCATCGACTACGTGATCGTCCACGAGCTTTGTCACCTGAAAGAACACAATCACAGCAAGCGCTTTTACAGCCTGCTGGATCGACAATTGCCTGGGTGGCGACATACCAAGACCCGTCTCGACGGCATGGCTGAATTGCTTCTTTCGGAATGA